CGCATCGCGGCGGAGTTGTTCGCGCAGGGGCTGGCCCCGTTCATCATCGTCTCGGGCGGCAACGTCCACCCGAACCGCACCCCGTTCAACGAAGCGGTCGAGATGAGGCGGCTGCTGATCGAGCAGCACCATATCCCGGCCGATCGCATCCTCATCGAGCCGCATGCGCGCCACACCACCACCAATTTGCGCAATTGCGCCCGCCTGCTGCTCGCGGCCGGCGTCCCCGCAGACCGAGCGGCGCTGATCGTCTCCGACGACAAGACAATTCGCTACATCGGCGCGCCCGATCTTGCCGCGCGCAATCTGCGCGAAATGGGAATTCAGCCGGGCACGATAGGCCCGGGTCCCAACCCGTTCAGTCTTTCCTTCATCCCCTCCCCCGTCGCCTTCCACGTCGAGGCCGCGGACCCGCTCGACCCATGACGCGCCTCGTCCCGCGCCTGTTCGCGCTCGCCCTCGTCCTTCTCGCGCCCGCGGCGGCATCGGCGCGCGATCTTGCTCGGCTGGTCGATCCGTTCGTCGGGACGCTTGCGGATTTCGGCCAGCTCAGCCCGTCGGCGGTGGCGCCCTTCGGCATGGTGCAGCTCGGCCCCGACACCAGCCCGGCCAACCATGCCGGCTACGACTTCGCCGCCACCCGGCTTGCCGGCTTCTCGCACACGCGGGCGGTCGGCGTCGGCTGCAGCGGTGCCGGCGGCGACGTTCGGGTGTCGCTCGATTATGCAGGCGCAGCGCCGCTGGCGACGATCGACAAGGAACGCGAGCGGGCACATGCCGGCTATTACCGCGTCACTTATGCCGACGGCATCCTCGCCGAGATGACGGCCACACGTGGCGCGGGCGTGATCCGCTTCACCGTGCCGCGCGCCGGACGAGTCGCCCTCGGCCTCGCCTTCGACCAGGGTTATTCGAAGCGCATCGCCGCGCGCTGGGATGCCGCAAGGCACGGCGAGGTGCGGGCGAGCTTCTCCGCCGGCACCGTCTGCGACAAGGGCGCCTACCACCTCCACTCGGCGAGCCGTGTCACCCTCAATGGCAAGCCGCTCAGCGGTGTATGGCAGGGCGGTACGGGAAGCGCACAGCTGCTCCTCGCCGTCCGCGGCGGCGACAGGATCGAAGTGCGCACCGGCCTGTCATCGGTCGATCGCCAGGCGGCCGCCGCAGTCCGCGACACCGAGCTCGGAGCGCGCAGCTTCGAGGCGATCGCGCAGGCGACGCGCGCCGGCTGGGACGATGCGCTCGGCCGCATCGCGATCGATGCGCCGCGGGCGCAGCAGGCCTTGTTCTACACATCCTTGTTCCGGGTGATGCAGGCGCCGGTCGCGATCGCCGATCCCGACGGGCGCTTCCGCGGCAGCGACGGCGCGATCATGCAGCTGCCCCAGGGCGAACAGCATTATGCGAGCTGGGCGTTGTGGGACAATTACCGCACCCAGATGCCGCTGCTTGCCCTGGTCGATCCGGAGCGCGCCACCCAGATCGCCCGCTCGCTCGTCCGGCTCTATCGATCGGGCAAGCAGCGCTGGGCCACTCCGCATGAGCCCTTCCTCACCGTCCGCACCGAGCATGCCGGCATCGCCCTGCTCGATTTCTACCGGAAGGGGCTTACCGGCTTCGATGCCCAGGCAGCCCTGCACGGCATGATCCTCGAGAGCGCCACGCTTGCCCGCGCCACGCCCGACGAGCAGATCGAGGCCGCTTATGATGATTGGGCAATCGCCGAGCTCGCCTCCGACCTAGGCGACATGGCAACAGCGTCGCGCTTCCGCGCGCAGGCGCTCGGCTATCGCGCCATGTGGCAAGCGACGTTTCGCGATCTCGGTGCCGATGCCGACGTGGTCCAGGCCCGCGGCCTCTACCAGGGCACGCTCGCGCAGTACCGCTGGGCGCCGGTGTTCGATCTCGACTGGATCGCACAGACGCTCGGGCCCCGGCTGAAGCCCGAACTCGACCGCTTCTTCGGCGACAATCTGTTCAACATCACCAACCAGCCCGATCTCCATGTCCCCTATCTCTACGCCTGGATGGGCGACCGCGCCGCGACCGACCGCATCGTCCGCCGCTACGTCGAGGAA
The nucleotide sequence above comes from Sphingosinicella sp. BN140058. Encoded proteins:
- a CDS encoding glycoside hydrolase domain-containing protein, with the translated sequence MTRLVPRLFALALVLLAPAAASARDLARLVDPFVGTLADFGQLSPSAVAPFGMVQLGPDTSPANHAGYDFAATRLAGFSHTRAVGVGCSGAGGDVRVSLDYAGAAPLATIDKERERAHAGYYRVTYADGILAEMTATRGAGVIRFTVPRAGRVALGLAFDQGYSKRIAARWDAARHGEVRASFSAGTVCDKGAYHLHSASRVTLNGKPLSGVWQGGTGSAQLLLAVRGGDRIEVRTGLSSVDRQAAAAVRDTELGARSFEAIAQATRAGWDDALGRIAIDAPRAQQALFYTSLFRVMQAPVAIADPDGRFRGSDGAIMQLPQGEQHYASWALWDNYRTQMPLLALVDPERATQIARSLVRLYRSGKQRWATPHEPFLTVRTEHAGIALLDFYRKGLTGFDAQAALHGMILESATLARATPDEQIEAAYDDWAIAELASDLGDMATASRFRAQALGYRAMWQATFRDLGADADVVQARGLYQGTLAQYRWAPVFDLDWIAQTLGPRLKPELDRFFGDNLFNITNQPDLHVPYLYAWMGDRAATDRIVRRYVEEPVPHRYTNAGVRPQPWIGKSFALAPQGFADGMDDDAGTMSAWYIWSTLGLFPLTPGEPRYVVTTPLVARATIRARRGGSPILITRSAQGGFVLNGKPILERQVTQRALTER